Proteins encoded in a region of the candidate division WOR-3 bacterium genome:
- a CDS encoding RHS repeat-associated core domain-containing protein, translating into MKISKSEIRNSKQYLNPNATNFKYYSVWNFEFGICFGFRNSYFGFYYTAGADTSWYHCDALGSPRKMTNESGVVVWTGAYQPFGEMLAGSGNVHGFTGKELDAETGLNYFCLRYYDSQIGRFITLDPFGGYIELP; encoded by the coding sequence ATGAAAATTTCTAAGTCCGAAATCCGAAATTCTAAACAATATCTAAATCCCAATGCTACAAACTTCAAATATTATTCAGTTTGGAATTTTGAATTTGGAATTTGTTTCGGATTTCGAAATTCGTATTTCGGATTTTACTATACTGCTGGTGCGGATACGAGTTGGTATCATTGCGATGCATTGGGTTCGCCGAGAAAGATGACGAATGAATCGGGTGTAGTAGTATGGACCGGTGCCTATCAACCCTTTGGTGAAATGCTGGCAGGCAGTGGCAATGTGCATGGATTTACGGGCAAGGAGTTGGATGCAGAAACGGGTCTCAACTACTTCTGTTTAAGATACTACGATTCTCAAATCGGTCGCTTCATCACCCTTGACCCTTTTGGTGGTTACATTGAACTCCCCTAA